In the genome of candidate division WOR-3 bacterium, the window CACATGGTCGGCGACTCCAACCCGGCCAACAACCTCGTCACCAGGACCGTCTACACCACCGCCTGGGTGCGCAGGGCTGATATCCCACCGCAGTGGAAGAAGCGCAAGGTCAAGAGTGCTGCCCTGGCATACGCCACAACCACAGACAAGGTCTATGCCATGAAGGGGAGCGGCTCGACCGATTTCTGGGTCTACGACCGTGGCACTGACGTTTGGGACACGCTCGCGCCCATGCCCACCACCCCGTCCGGCAAGAAACCGCGCGATGGCGTCAGCTTCGCCTTCGATCCGGATCACGGGACACAGGGCCGCATCTGGGCGATCAAGGCCAGCGGCACGCCCGACTTCTACTACTACGACATCGCCAACGATTCCTGGGTGAGCAAACGGAGCATGGTCGTGACCTACCGCGACCTGCCCTACAGCAACCGGACATACCGGGCGCCGCGCCGCGGCTCGGCGATCGCGTACGCCGCCGAGGCCGGCACACAGGGCTCGGTCTACGGTATGCCGGGCAACGCCACGAACTACTTCTGGCGGTACGACATCGCCAAGGACTCCTGGTTCTACCCGCACGACTCGGTATACGCCGAGCGCAATGGCGTCCCGTACTACAAGTACATACCGCTCGACATCCCGGGCGGCCCGTTCGGTATTCGCTGCCGGTATGGCTCCGATATGGCCTACCTCAGCGCCTACAACCGGGTTTACGTGCTGAAGGGTTCGGGCACGGTCGAGGCCTACGGCTTCTCCCACCTCGCCAACGCGTGGAACGAGACCCTCGACATGAACACCCTCTATGGATACCGCAACCGTCGCGTCAAGATGGGCGGCGCGCTCGCCGGCCTCGGCGACCGGCTCTACGCGCTGAAGGGCGGCAACACCCAGCAGTTCTGGCACTACAACTTCGCGTCGGATTCCTGGAAACAGAACACGGACCTGCCGGTGGCCGCGAGCGGCCGCCGGGTCAAGGTCAAGAGAGGGGCGCGGCTGGCCGGCGCCGACTCGACCATCTTCTGCCTGAAAGGTTCGAGCACCTACGAGTTCTGGGAGTACGGCCCGGGTTCCGACACCGTACCGGTCCTCGCTGGGCCTCAGCCGAACCGCGAAGGCGTGATGGCCGAGGTCAGCGGTCTCGACCTGTCGAAGCCCTGGCTCACTGCCTACCCGAACCCTGCGCGCCTCGGCCTGAACATCAGTTACAACGTAACGAGTACCGCGCCCACTCGCCTGCGAGTCTACGACGCGGCAGGCAAGGTGGTTGCGCGTCTCTGGGATGCCACCCGTTCGCGCGGGCAGTATGTGACCCACTGGAGCGGACTGGCGGCTGACGGCAGACAGGTGCCGGCGGGGATCTACTTCGCCAAGCTTGAGAGTGGCGATACCCGCCTGACTCAGAAGCTCGTCATCCAGCGCTAGCCGCTGGCAACAACGAACCGGGGCGGGCAAGTGCCCGCCCCGGTTCGCTTCTACGGACTCCTAGATCTTGGCTGCCGGCCCCAACCCCTCGTCCCTCATCCCTGGCCTCTTCATCAGTACTTGTACCAAAGATAGACCGCCAGTACTACCAACAGCACGGCGACGGTCGTGACTGCGAACGACAGCCCGAAAGTCAGAGTTGCGAATCCAAGGTCTAGCGAAAAGGTGGGAATGCCGATGGCGAGCGACTTGAAGAAGAAGTCCCGCACCGGCCCGTGCGGGAAAACCCCGGCCATGAAGTACGACACGACGCTACCGACAATACCGGCCACAACGACCGCCAGCACCAGAAGCCCGATTGATCGTCCGCCAGCATGCAAAGGCCGGCTGTTCAGAGCCATGGTGCGTATGATAGCGACGACGCCATCTCAATCAAGAATGACGCGCCACAGGTGAAGGCCGCTGAGGCTGGGTACAGACTGCTACCAAGTTCGAACGAAGAAACCCGAATCAAGCCCGAATCGGCAATGACGAACTCGAATCTCGGCCTTCGCCGCCATTGACACCTCATCGGAAATGGGCTTCGGGTTTTGCCCGCATTCAATCGTCATGCGGGTTTCGGACTTCGAGCTTCCGAGTCGGCGAGAACGAAGTCCGCTCGTCGTCCGCAGTTGGCGCAATGCCCTTCCTTGATGCCGACGACGCGGCCGGCATACCCGCTCCGTTCCACCAGCCGGCTCCGGCATTTCGGGCAGAACGTGTCCCGGTCCTCGGCCTGGGTCGCCACGTTGCCGAGATAGACGTAGTCGAGCTTCGTGCGGGCGATTGCCGCCGCTTCCGCCAGCTTCCCTGTCGGCGTCGGCGGCTCGGTCTCCTCGTGCCGCGGGAAGTAGCGCGAGAAGTGAAGCACGGTTCCGCGCCCGAGGCCCGCCACAAAGTCAACAAGCTCGGCGATCTCCGCCGGCGAATCGTTCCGCCCCGGTATCAACAGGTTGGTCAGTTCGACATGGCATGCCCTGGCCGCGGTGCGGATGGTGTCTAGCACGGTATCAAGGTCGCCTCTGACATAGTCGCGATAGAACTCCGGCCGGATCGACTTCAGGTCGATGTTGATCGCCGATACAATCGGCAGCAGTTCGGCCAAAGGCTCAGGGTTGAGCATCCCATTGGTCACGAGCACGTTCCTGATTCCCGCCCCCTGCATCAACTTGCCCGCGTCTATCAGGTACTCAAACCAGATACAGGGCTCGTTGTAGGTATAGGCTACTGAAGGAGTACCGTGGCGCTTCGCCAATGCAAGCAGCTCATCCGGCTCGACGTGCCGCGACGGCGTCACCTGCTGCGATATCTCGGCATTCTGGCAGAACGGACAGCGAAGATTGCACCCGTAGGTTGCGACCGACAGGATTTCGCTTCCGGGCAGGAAATGGTAGAGCGGCTTCTTCTCAACCGGGTCAACGGCAATCGAGACTACCTCACCGTAGCTCGCGGCCACCAGCTCCCCTCCGATGTTCTTCCGCCCGAGACACCGCCCAGCCTTGCCCTCGGCAATTGCGCACTCATGCGGGCAGAGCACGCACACAACCCGCCCTGCTGCCTTCTCATCACGCCTCCAATGACTGGCGGTCTTCACGCCCAATCATAGGCCGACTCGATGCTTCGGTCAACACGTTGGCTCCCTCGACCATCAGCGCGTGATGTGCGGAGGCTTGCCCGCGGGCATCTGCTTCGTGCGTTCGACGTCCGGCAAGTGCGGGCGTCCAGCAGCACCAAGGCAGTCAGGACGAAGCCGGGGAGAAGTGCACAGGAAGGACATCGTGCTGACTTCGAGTCTCCGAGAACGACACTGTCGGAAAGGTAAGAGGCTCCGCGCCCGGCGACGCAGGCTGAGATCTTTGCCGCCAAGTTGATGGGGAGTCCAAGTGCTGGACTGTCCATGGGTTCCATGGCCATCCCTCTGTCTTGGCGTCTTTGTGGCCAGCTTCTGTCCCAGTCTCACTCCGGCGGGTCGGCTTGACTTTCGGCCCGGTCTGAATATCCTACTCTGTCTAATTCTATGCATAAAACCGCAGGTGGCATCCTGCTTGTCGCCGTTTTGGCCGCGAACGCCCTCGGCCAGCCGCCGGCCATACCGGCTGTTCCTGCCGC includes:
- a CDS encoding DUF4321 domain-containing protein produces the protein MALNSRPLHAGGRSIGLLVLAVVVAGIVGSVVSYFMAGVFPHGPVRDFFFKSLAIGIPTFSLDLGFATLTFGLSFAVTTVAVLLVVLAVYLWYKY
- the amrS gene encoding AmmeMemoRadiSam system radical SAM enzyme; this translates as MKTASHWRRDEKAAGRVVCVLCPHECAIAEGKAGRCLGRKNIGGELVAASYGEVVSIAVDPVEKKPLYHFLPGSEILSVATYGCNLRCPFCQNAEISQQVTPSRHVEPDELLALAKRHGTPSVAYTYNEPCIWFEYLIDAGKLMQGAGIRNVLVTNGMLNPEPLAELLPIVSAINIDLKSIRPEFYRDYVRGDLDTVLDTIRTAARACHVELTNLLIPGRNDSPAEIAELVDFVAGLGRGTVLHFSRYFPRHEETEPPTPTGKLAEAAAIARTKLDYVYLGNVATQAEDRDTFCPKCRSRLVERSGYAGRVVGIKEGHCANCGRRADFVLADSEARSPKPA
- a CDS encoding T9SS type A sorting domain-containing protein, producing the protein HMVGDSNPANNLVTRTVYTTAWVRRADIPPQWKKRKVKSAALAYATTTDKVYAMKGSGSTDFWVYDRGTDVWDTLAPMPTTPSGKKPRDGVSFAFDPDHGTQGRIWAIKASGTPDFYYYDIANDSWVSKRSMVVTYRDLPYSNRTYRAPRRGSAIAYAAEAGTQGSVYGMPGNATNYFWRYDIAKDSWFYPHDSVYAERNGVPYYKYIPLDIPGGPFGIRCRYGSDMAYLSAYNRVYVLKGSGTVEAYGFSHLANAWNETLDMNTLYGYRNRRVKMGGALAGLGDRLYALKGGNTQQFWHYNFASDSWKQNTDLPVAASGRRVKVKRGARLAGADSTIFCLKGSSTYEFWEYGPGSDTVPVLAGPQPNREGVMAEVSGLDLSKPWLTAYPNPARLGLNISYNVTSTAPTRLRVYDAAGKVVARLWDATRSRGQYVTHWSGLAADGRQVPAGIYFAKLESGDTRLTQKLVIQR